The Rhizorhabdus dicambivorans genome includes the window CTTTTCTGATCGGCGACCAGCAAAGCGTCGAGGGCGCCGACCTGCCCTGGCGTGAGTGCGGCCACCACGATGTCGGCCGCGAGCTTGCGCGCCCTTGCCCTTCCTGCGATCCCGATCCGCTCGATGCGGGCTGGCGCCGGAAGAACGATGCGGCCTGCGCGAAGGTCGTCGATGATCGCAGTCGCAATGGCCATGCCGCGCTCGGTTCCTCTCGCCGCCTCGGTCGCGACGTCAAGTGCGCGCCCCACGTCGCCGGGCTCGAAGCCGCGCAGGCCCAGACTTCCCATTGCTTCCCAGGCGTGCTCGAGCCGGGTCTGTGCGCGGTGGGCATAGCCAGCCAGCGTGCTCGATCGCAAGCCGAGTTGGTCCGCTATGTAATGGGCCAGAAAGTCGGGCACCACCTCGTCGTGTCGTAATCCAAAGCCTGGATACTGCAGAAGCGCCAAGTGGAGCGCGAAGCCAAGCCGGTTGGCGTCGCCACGCCTCGCCTCGATCAGCGACCGATGCTCGGGCATGACGGTGTAGAACTTGGCGAGCGAGGCGCGGTCGAGCGGTACGCCGAACAGTGCTCGGCGCTCGTCTCCTGTCAGAAGGTCGCGTCGGGCCATACGACTCACTCCCGTCAACCAGTAAGCGTAGCCTTGCCGCGCCAGGGACGCGAGGTTTCGCAAAACTTGTAAGTTCCGCGACAGATCGGGACCACACGGAAAATCTGTGTAAACGCTCGCGCTAAATGGCGGCGTTCTGATCGCGCTATTTGTCAGTTGCCGGGTCCGATGACGAGGCAATCGCGCGCGGCCTGAACGATGTCAGCGGTGACCTCCTCGACGCGGTTGAGGGTCATGATCCGCCGCATCTGCGCGAACAGGCGCTCCATGAGCCGGAAGTTGCCGCGCGTGATGCGGATCACGGCTGCCTGCGCTTCGATCGCGTCGAGTTGGGCCGGGTCGAAGCTGATCCCGAAATCGCCGGCGTGGGTCGCGAGCAGCAGCCGCATTTCGGTCTCGGTAAGCGGTTTGAACTCGTGGACGAAGCCGATCCGCGAGTAGAGCTGGGCATAGCGGGCGAGGCGCTTCTCCAAGCCCGGCATACCCATCAGGATCAGCCCGAAGCCGTGGCGATCGGCCATGTCGCGGAGATGTTCGAGCGACTTTATGGTCAGGCGGTCGGCCTCGTCGACGATGACGAGGGGGCAGGCGATGCGGGCGGCGTCATGGGTGATTTCGTCCTGCGAGCCGCCCGCGACCGTCAGCCGGGCATAGCCCAGCTTAATGAGGTTGAGGCCCAACACCGCGTCGATCGTCTTGGGCGTGTTGCTGACCGACACGGTGTAGAAGACGGCGCGGCAGCGAGCGACCTTTTCGCCAAGGAGCGCGGCAATGGGACGGAGCGCGGCATATTCCCCCAGGTCGGGGAAGCTGGAAAACTCGCGCGCCGATCGCGTCTTTCCGACGCCCGGCCGGCCATGACACACGCCGATATAGCGGTAGTGCGCGCAGGCTTCGGCAAACTCGACGAACCGGGCATGTTCGCGGGTCGCCAGGAACGGCTGCTCGACCAGGAACTCAATCGTCAGCGGCGTAGAGCCGGAGCCCTCGGTAGGTGGTGGGCCGGGAAGCCGTATCCTCTTGGTCGCCATCGAAGGTCTCCGTGGGGGCAGGCACCTGCTTGTCGCGCTCCTTCGCGCCGCGCCGGGCGCGCTGGATCGCGCGCAACGACGGGTGCCCAGCGTGCTCGGAGCTGAGCGCACGGCAGACGAACCGGCCCTGGTGGTAGACGTGGATCTCGGTCAGGTCGCGGGGGTCATAGACCGCCTCGACCTGCTCGCCGACGAAGGCCGCGAGCGTGGGTTCGACATAGCGCCTGCCCATCAGACGGATGCCGTCGCGCAGCACTTTACGGGGCTTGGGCACGTGCACGAGCAGCATGTCGAGCTGTTCAAGGCTGTCGGGCATTGCGGGCAGGAACCCGCCCTTCTGCCAGCGCGTGATCGGCGGTTCGCCGGTGCTGCCATGCGGGCGACGATGATAGACGCCGCACACGAACGCCTCGAAGCGGGCGCGCAGCTCGTCGAGCGTGAGCACTGGCGCCGACAGCGGCTTGCCCGCGATCAGGTGGCCGGGCAGGTCGGGCAGGAACATGTCGTTGATGGTGCGGAACAGCCGCTCGATCTTGCCGCGCCCGCGAGGACGCCCCGGCAGCGAATGGATGAGGCGGATTTTGAGGGCGATGCACGCCTGCTCGATATGCTCGGAGATGAAATCCGAGCCGTAGCACATTGGGAAGCTGCCCCTCGAAGGCAGCATTCGCCTTGATGGAGACAAGGGCGCGTAGCGCCCGACGGCTTCATCAAGGCGGCCATGACCGGCCAGCAGGTCTCTAAAGTGAAGTTGTCGACTCAACACTTTGGAGACTGACCGACCATGACCAAGCGCAGTTCTACTCCGGCCGATGCCGTGCTGGTAGCCATCGATATGTCCAAGCACCGCCAGGAAGTGCTGATCGAACGCCCGGAGGGCGGACGACGTCGCCGCATGACAGTCATGGCTACCAAGGCTGATTACGACCGCCTCGCGGACGATCTGGCAGCCATCGGCAGACCTATCGTCGTTGGCTTTGAGGCCACCGGCAACTACCACCGTACGCTGGCGCACCGACTGCTAGCTGCGGGTTTCGAGCTGCGCCTGATTTCGTCGGTCGCCTTGGCACGGACGCGTGAGGCGTTGCATAATGGCTGGGACAAGAACGATTCCAAAGACGCCCAGGTAATTCTGCACATGCTCCAGATCGGCGCCACTCAGCGCTACGTCGACCCGCTGGCCGCCGGCATCAACGACCTGCAGGAGATGTCGAAGACGCACGAGGCCATTTCCAAGGCGAAGACGCAGACCTGGCACCGCATCCTGACCCATTACCTGCCTTTGTATTTTCCCGAGATCGAACGTTTTGCGGGCAACAGCCGGTCCGACTGGTTCCTGGCTCTGCTCGAACGGTTTCCGACACCGGCCAGCATGACGACGCTCGGTCAGGAGGCCTTCACGCGCGAGGCCTGGTCACTGGTCGGCCGCAAGGTCTCCAAGGCCCGCTTAATCAACGATATCTACGAGACGGCCTGCGCCTCGGTTGCACTGCCGGTCGACGAGGAATCCGTCGCGGTCGCCATGTTCCGCATGGTCATCGCACAAGCCCGCAGCCTGATCCGGCAACGCGATGAGATCGAGCGGACCGCCAATGCCATGCTCAGCGAGAACCGCGACTATCAGCTCCTGCGCATGATCCCCGGGATCGGCCCGATCAACGCGCTGACGATCCTCGCCGAGGCTGGCGATCTTCGGCGCTTCAACCATCATCGCCAGTTCCTGAAGTTTTGCGGGCTCGACCTGGCCACCTGTCAGTCAGGCACCTTCCGAGGCCGAACCAAGCTCTCGAAGTACGGCAATGCCCGGCTACGCCGCACCTTCTGGATGGCGACCCAGGTCGCCATTCGCCAGCGCGACAACAGTTTCCGCGACAAGCTTGGTCGCTATGTGGCCGGCCACGGCAACGACCCTGATCGCCGCCGCAAGGCGATGACCGCACTCACCGCCAAGATGGCGCGCGTCGCGCACGCCGTCATCAAGACGGGAACCGAGTACCGTCCGTTCGTCGAACGGACGGACACCAGATGGAAGGACCCCTCTCTGTGGAGCCGTGAGGGCGCAGCCGCGACCCTGTAGATAATGTTCGGGCCTTCCATCTGGCATCCGCATCTCATTTTAAGGACGGTGAGGACCACGACCGGTGCGGTCGCTGGATCCTGTGTTTGCTATGGCCGAGAGCGCATTCCTTGACGATGGAAGCCATCTGGATCAAAAAGTCATCAGCGCCGATCACGCTCGGCGCAACGAGACCTGCTGGCCTTTTCCCGCCGCTGCTTCCCAACCTAGGACGTTGTCGACGTAAAGCTGTTCGGGAATGCCGCTGACGATCCATTCGGGATTGGGCTTGCGCCAGATCGCCTGCCGCAAGGCGAGCGCCGTGTTGAGGGCACTGGGGGCATCGAGGCTGAGGAAGTAACCGGCGATGGCTCGGCTGTGATCGTCAACGATGACGGTCAGCCAAGGACGCACCGGGGTTCCGGCATCATCGAGCACGAGAATGTCGAGAACGGTATGATCGGCCTGCCACATCTCGTTCGAGGTCGCGGCTTCGCGCCGATGCACTAGCTCGTGCTGGTCGCGGTAGACGGCCGGATCGGAGGCTGCGGCGATCTGGCTTGCCGGTATCGGCGTGACGACACGCGCGACGGCCGCATAGCTGGGGGTTCGGTGTCCATGCGCGATGGCGAGTTCCTGCACCTTTCGGTGAATGGCGGCGACCGGGGGTCGCGGGCGCTTGGTGGCGAGAGTGCGGGTCAGTTCGACCAGATGTTCCGGCAGGTGCAGCCTGCCCCGATCGTTGCGCGGCAGACGCGCGAGACCGGCAAGTCCTTCGGCACGGTAGCGCCCGAGCCAGCGCTGCAACGTCCGCTCGCTCAGCGTGCCGGTGCGGGCGAGGTCCGCGAGCGGGATGCCATCGGCGAGGTGCGGTTCAAGGACGCGGTAGCGCTCGATCGCCAGCGGCGGGACAAGCGCCGGATGCGTCACCGCCGACGGTCCGTGTCGCAGGTAAGGAAAACGGAGATTTGCCTGCCCATCGCCATGCGAGTCCGCTCGCGTTGCCAAACCGGCCTGTTCGACGTAAATCTACCCGGTAAAGAAAACTAGGGCAACATAGACCTGCCGATGACGACTTTCTTCCCAAACCGCGCCCGATCGGGGCGCCACCGGCCCTACGCATGAAAATCGGTTACGCCCGCGTATCGACCGCCGAGCAGAACCTGGACCTCCAGCGTGATGCGCTGAAGGCTGCCGGCTGCGAGAAGGTCATCACCGACAAGGCCTCCGGGGCGACTGCCGCTCGCCCTGGATTGGAAAAGGTGAAGGAGCTGCTTCGCGCCGGCGACACACTGGTGGTCTGGCGCCTCGACAGGCTCGGCCGCTCGCTCCGTGATCTGATCGGATGGATGACCTACCTCGACGAGGAAAAGGTCGGGCTGCTGAGCCTGCACGAGGCGATCGACACGACCACCACGTCGGGCAAGCTTACCTTCCACCTGTTCGGGGCATTGGCGGAGTTCGAGCGCAACCTGATCCGCGAGCGGACCCAGGCCGGTCTCACCGCAGCCCGCGCTCGCGGCAAGAAGGGTGGCCGGCCGGCCGCACTCGGCAAGGACAAGCGCGACCTGCCCGTCAGGCTCTACCACGAGAACACGATGCCGATCGCCAAGATTTGCTCGATGCTCGGCATCTCCAAGCCAAAACTCTACGCCTATGTGCGATCGGCCGAGACCAAGCCGGTAGCCGCGTAGCGACGCTCGCCGACAAATAGCGCGATCAGAATGCCGCCACTTAGCGCGAGCGTTTACACCGTTCGCGGTCCCGATCGGCCCAGCGTCCCCCGGAACCGTTCGTTATCGGGAAGGCATCTAAGCGGTCTGCACCATCCTTCATCTAAAGTTCTCCAAGCGCTTCTGAGGATTTTCGGGCGCACCAAAAGCACTTGCTCCTCCAGTGGCTGGAGCATGTAACCGCAATTTGCTCTCCTGCGGACGGGGGGCTGGAGGTGGCTTTTTGACGGCCCGTGTTGAAGCAATCGGTATGTCTCGACGCTCATTAGTGGCGCGGCTGGTGGCCTGTGGAACCGGCTTGGTGCTCGGTTCTCCAACGCTCGCGCGACAGACTTCCCGGTCTGCGGGCTCGTGGAACTTCGGTGCGGCTCACCTCGAATGGGAGCCGCTGGAAGTCGGCACGGGTGATACCCTCCTTGTTTCGGCACAAGTGCGCGGAGTGCCGGTGCGGGCGGTGCTCGACAGTGGCAGCGGCGCGTCGATCATGAGCACGGCGCTCGCGGCGAAGCTCGGCTTGAACGATGGTGAGCGGCGCATGATTAGCGGGCTGAGCGCCAAGGCCCCGGTGCTGCTGGTCCGCGACATCGACGTACAGCTCGCCCGCGAAACCCGTCGCTTACCCTTTGCCGTCGTTGGTGATCTGAGTTCAGTGTCGGCGGCCTTCGGACGACCGATCGATATCCTCCTCGGTGCCGATATGTTCACGGGTAGCTGCATCGCGCTCGATTTCGCGAAAAGGCGTATGGCGGTCGTCAAGTCAGGCACGTTTCTCGCCGGTCCCGACTGGCGCGCTGTCGCGCTCGGGCGCGGTGCCAAGCAGGAGCTGTTCATTCGAGCTTCCGTCTCGGGTTTGCCTCCCGTGCCCTTGATGATCGATCTTGGCAGCTCGGCCGCGCTGATGCTCTCGTCGGCCTATGCCCGCGATCAAGGGCTGTTGAACGGGAAGCTCGTCTCGACCGCGGCGATCGGCGGCGTCGATGGTGTGCGTATCAACGATGCTTTCACGATCCAGAACATCAACATCGAAGGGCTTGGCGTCTCGAACGTCCCCACACTCGGGATGAGAGCTTGGCTCTCCACCAGCACGGTTGGCAATGTCGGCCTACCGCTGATCGCTCAATTCGACGTGGTGTTCGACGTGACCGCCGGATTCGTGTGGCTCCGGCCACTCGGTCCTCGTCGTCGCCTGCCGATGCTGAAGGACCGTAGCGGCCTTGGCCTCGCAGCCTCACCAACGGCGCTCACCGTTGTTCATGTGGCGGCGAACAGTCCCGCGGAAAAGGCTGGCTGGGCGGTCGGCGACCGGATCGTGGCGGTGAACGGCCATTCGATCGATGCGAACTATACGCGTGGGGAGCTCTGGCAAGTGCGCTCCCGGCCTGCTGGCACCCTCGTAAAGCTGACGATGGCCTCGGGTGATGTGCGCGAGCTCAGGCTGGCCGATTATTATTGATCGGCTTGAGGGTGGCCTTTGCCGATCGCCTTCATGATCCGACAATCGGCCATGCGCGCCTTGGTGCAGCTCTGGCTGAGCATTGCCAACTCATCCCGCAACACCGCGAGTTGCGCCAGTCTCTCCTCCACATCCTTGAGGTGCTGAGCAGCGATAGCTGAGGCGGCACCACAATCCTGGTCCGGGTTCTGCGCCAGCCCCATCAACGAACGGATCTCGTCGACGGAGAAGCCAAGCCGGCGACCGTTGCGGATGAAGTGCAAACGCTCAATGTCACTGGCATCGTAGGTTCTGCGACCCGACGCCGTGCGAGGGGCGGATCGGAGCAACCCGATCGACTCATAAAAGCGGATCGTCGTCACCTTCGTCGAGGTCTCGCTGGCGAGCTGCCCAATCATCACCGGCTTCATCATGCCATCCTTGCTTATGCGAACGTGTCGCACATTTCGCTTGCTTCTACAGCGACTGGAGGTGGTAAGGAAGGCCGCATGAATGCTTCTACCGAAAGCTGCGGGTGCCACGGGGAGCCCGCGCGCGCGCAAACCGATCCGGCCTATCGCCGTGCGCTGCTGACCGTCGTGGTGCTCAACCTCGGCTTCGGAGTCGCCGAGCTGTTCGGCGGGTTCATCGCCGATAGCCAAGCGCTGAAAGCGGATTCCCTCGATTTTCTCGGGGACGGGTCGATCAGCCTTATCGGTCTTCTCGCGCTTGCCTGGTCCGCACGGGCGAGGGCAAAGGTCGCGCTGACGCAGGGGTTGTTTCTCGGTGCGCTTGGCGTGGGCGTAATCGGTTTCGCGATTTGGCGCGCCCTGAACGCAACCGCGCCCGATGCCGAACTGATGGGCACAATCGGCGTTGTCGCGCTCGCGATCAATGTCGTGTCCGCCTTGGTGCTTGCGCGTTTCCGGGAAGGGGACGCCAATGTTCGCGCGATCTGGCTGTTCAGCCGCAACGACGCGCTCGCCAACGTGGCGGTGATCGCCGCGGCCGGTCTGGTGGCGTGGACAGGAAGCGCCTGGCCGGACCTCGCCGTCGCCGGCCTCATCGCCCTCCTGTTCCTCCACTCCGCTTATGAAATCGTCACTGGCGCTCGGCGCGAATTGGGAGAGCGGTAGTGCGTCTGCTCGCGTTGATCCGGGCAATGCTCTCGTTGCGGCTGCTCTCCGCGCTCGCGGCGCTGCTGATCCCTGCTGCGGCAATCGCCGAACCCGGCGACGTGCAAACCGCATGGCGGCTGCTCGACTATATGGCCGTCGATTATGGCGGCGCGGTCGCCAACGGTCGGATCAAGAGCACGTCGGAATATGCCGAGATGACGGAGTTCGCCGCGTCGGTCTCGACACGGCTTCAGGGCCTGCCGGCGAAGCCGGAGCGTCAAGCCCTCATCCAGCGGGCTGCCAACCTCCAGGCGGTGATCGCGGAAAAGGGACCGACTGAACAGGTGGCAACATTGGCGCACGGGCTCGCGGCCGATCTGTTGCGCGCCTACCCGGTGCCGCTCGCGCCCGATAAGGCTCCGAACCTCGTCTCCAGCGATGCACTGTTCCGACAATCCTGCGCGTCCTGCCACGGGATGACGGGCAACGGCCGTGGCCCTGACGCCGCCAAGCTCGCTACGCCCCCGATTGCTTTCACCGATGCCGAGCGCGCGCGCCAGCGCAGCGTGTTCGCGCTCTATCAGGTGGTGACGCAAGGCATCGACGGGACCGCGATGCAGAGCTTCGCCGATCTGCCCAACGATCAGCGCTGGGCGTTAGCATTCCGAGCCGGGAGCTTCGCCTTCACGGATGCGCAGGCGCGCGAAGGCGAGCGGCTTTGGAAATCCGACCCGACCCTTCGCCGGCGCATTCCGGACCTGAAAACCCTGGTCGCGCTCACCCCGGCCGCGCTCGGCGCGGCGATCGGCGACGCCAAGGCTGACCCAGTGCTCGCGTTCCTGCGTCGTCATCCCGAACAGGTGATACAACAGGCTCCCGGCTCGCTCGCGGTCGCCCGCGCCAAACTCGCCGAAAGCGTGGCGGCTGCGCGGCGCGGCGATGCGCGCATGGCGAAAGAGCTGGCGCTGTCGGCCTATCTCGATGGGTTCGAGCCGATCGAGCCAACACTCACCGCGCGCGACGCGACGCTGATGGGTCGAATCGAGGGCGCGATGGGGGAGTTCCGCGCCTCGATCGACCGGGGCGCGTCGCCCGATGATCTCGCGGAGAAGGTCGCAGTACTGGGCGGCCTTTTCGACGATGCGGAAGCGGCGCTCGCGCCTGATGCCGCCACCGAAGCGTCCACGTTCCTGGGCGCGTTCACGATCCTGCTGCGTGAAGGGCTCGAAGCCCTGCTCATCGTTGTCGCCATGATCGCGTTCCTGCGTAAAGCCGAGCGCGGCGAGGCGCTGCGGTACGTGCATGGCGGCTGGGTCAGCGCGATCATCGCGGGCGGGATCACCTGGGCGGTCGCCACCTATGCGATCGGGATCAGCGGTGCGAGCCGGGAGCTGACGGAAGGGTTTGGCTCGCTGTTCGCCGCGGTCGTGCTGCTCTCGGTCGGGATTTGGATGCACGGCAAGGCGCAGGCCGATCAGTGGCAGCGCTATATTCGCGAGAAGATGTCGCGGGCGCTCTCGGGCGGGTCGGGCTGGTTCCTGTTCGGGCTGGCGTTCGTCGTAGTTTATCGCGAGGTCTTCGAGACGATCCTGTTCTATGCCGCGCTTTCGGCGCAAGGTGACAACGGGATGCTTCTCGCGGGGGCCGGGTCGGCGATTGGACTGCTCAGCCTGATCGCTTGGGCCATGCTTCGCTACAGTCGCAAGCTGCCGATCGCGCAGTTCTTCCGCTATAGCTCCTGGCTCATGGCGGTCCTGACCGTCGTGCTGGCGGGTAAAGGCGTCGCCGCGCTCCAGGAAGCCGGCCTTATCAACATCGCACCGCTCGCGGACGTGCCACGGCTGTCGATGCTCGGCGTGTTTCCCACTTGGCAATCGGTGCTGGCGCAACTCCTGATGGCGGTCGCCATTGCGGTCGGGTTCGCCTGGAACGGGCGCGACCGATCCCGCTCGGGTTCCGGCTCAGTGACCCTTGGTTCGAATTAGTGCAATGACATGAAAACCCTTCCGTGATAGAGGCAAGCTAGTGCGAGCCTTTTTGCCTTTCCTGACATGCCTGATGCTGGTCCTGACCAGCTTCTCCGGCATGGCCCATGCCGCCGATCTGGCGGGGGGAAGCATCGCGGGCGTTGAGTTCACGGTCCATACCGCCGGTGACATCGATCAGGTGCCATCGGACTCGGACAAGAATGTCCCGCATCATCACAATTATTGTCACGGACACGACGTCGGCGCGCCTGCGCGCACGACGATGGAATATACCCCCGTCCTCACAGTGCCCAAGCCGACAATCTCCGCCTCTGCGTCGCTCGACGGCCGCACCGGCATGGTCCATTTGAGGCCCCCCCAAGCCTGACGTCCGATTTGGGCGTGCGTTGGCGCGCCCCTGTCGATCATCGTCAGGAGTCCTATTTTCATGAATCGTATCCTCGCGGCCATGCTGGCCGCAGCGTCTTGCGCCACGATGGCGCAGGCGCAGGTCGGACCGTCCGCGCCTGTTGCGCAGGATGCGCCGGTCTACACGCTTGACCAAGCGGTCAGTGCAGCGGGCGGTTCGGCCCCTGCTGCGGAAGCGGCGACAGCTGGAATCGACGCGGCCCGTGCAGGTCGCACAGTCGCCGGCTTGCGGCCCAATCCGGTGGTTCAAGGCCAAGTCGAGAATGTCATCGGCTCCGGGCCGTATCGGGGGGTCCGCAGCGCGGAAACCACGGTCGGCTTTGCGATCCCGATCGAGCTAGGCGGCAAGCGCGGCGCCCGCGTCGCGGTCGCCAATGCGCAATTGTCCCGGGCCGAGATCCAGGCCGCGATCATCGCGGCGGATGTCCGGCTTCAGGTAACGCAGCTCTATGTCGAAGCGGTCGCGGCCGATCGCCGGGTAATGACAGCCCGCGATCAGGCCCGGATCGCCAGCGATGCGCTGCGGGCCGCGAGCGTTCGCGTGCAGGCAGGG containing:
- a CDS encoding cation transporter, translated to MNASTESCGCHGEPARAQTDPAYRRALLTVVVLNLGFGVAELFGGFIADSQALKADSLDFLGDGSISLIGLLALAWSARARAKVALTQGLFLGALGVGVIGFAIWRALNATAPDAELMGTIGVVALAINVVSALVLARFREGDANVRAIWLFSRNDALANVAVIAAAGLVAWTGSAWPDLAVAGLIALLFLHSAYEIVTGARRELGER
- a CDS encoding cytochrome c/FTR1 family iron permease, translating into MRLLALIRAMLSLRLLSALAALLIPAAAIAEPGDVQTAWRLLDYMAVDYGGAVANGRIKSTSEYAEMTEFAASVSTRLQGLPAKPERQALIQRAANLQAVIAEKGPTEQVATLAHGLAADLLRAYPVPLAPDKAPNLVSSDALFRQSCASCHGMTGNGRGPDAAKLATPPIAFTDAERARQRSVFALYQVVTQGIDGTAMQSFADLPNDQRWALAFRAGSFAFTDAQAREGERLWKSDPTLRRRIPDLKTLVALTPAALGAAIGDAKADPVLAFLRRHPEQVIQQAPGSLAVARAKLAESVAAARRGDARMAKELALSAYLDGFEPIEPTLTARDATLMGRIEGAMGEFRASIDRGASPDDLAEKVAVLGGLFDDAEAALAPDAATEASTFLGAFTILLREGLEALLIVVAMIAFLRKAERGEALRYVHGGWVSAIIAGGITWAVATYAIGISGASRELTEGFGSLFAAVVLLSVGIWMHGKAQADQWQRYIREKMSRALSGGSGWFLFGLAFVVVYREVFETILFYAALSAQGDNGMLLAGAGSAIGLLSLIAWAMLRYSRKLPIAQFFRYSSWLMAVLTVVLAGKGVAALQEAGLINIAPLADVPRLSMLGVFPTWQSVLAQLLMAVAIAVGFAWNGRDRSRSGSGSVTLGSN
- a CDS encoding MerR family transcriptional regulator, which produces MMKPVMIGQLASETSTKVTTIRFYESIGLLRSAPRTASGRRTYDASDIERLHFIRNGRRLGFSVDEIRSLMGLAQNPDQDCGAASAIAAQHLKDVEERLAQLAVLRDELAMLSQSCTKARMADCRIMKAIGKGHPQADQ
- a CDS encoding IS110 family RNA-guided transposase produces the protein MTKRSSTPADAVLVAIDMSKHRQEVLIERPEGGRRRRMTVMATKADYDRLADDLAAIGRPIVVGFEATGNYHRTLAHRLLAAGFELRLISSVALARTREALHNGWDKNDSKDAQVILHMLQIGATQRYVDPLAAGINDLQEMSKTHEAISKAKTQTWHRILTHYLPLYFPEIERFAGNSRSDWFLALLERFPTPASMTTLGQEAFTREAWSLVGRKVSKARLINDIYETACASVALPVDEESVAVAMFRMVIAQARSLIRQRDEIERTANAMLSENRDYQLLRMIPGIGPINALTILAEAGDLRRFNHHRQFLKFCGLDLATCQSGTFRGRTKLSKYGNARLRRTFWMATQVAIRQRDNSFRDKLGRYVAGHGNDPDRRRKAMTALTAKMARVAHAVIKTGTEYRPFVERTDTRWKDPSLWSREGAAATL
- a CDS encoding Mu transposase C-terminal domain-containing protein yields the protein MCYGSDFISEHIEQACIALKIRLIHSLPGRPRGRGKIERLFRTINDMFLPDLPGHLIAGKPLSAPVLTLDELRARFEAFVCGVYHRRPHGSTGEPPITRWQKGGFLPAMPDSLEQLDMLLVHVPKPRKVLRDGIRLMGRRYVEPTLAAFVGEQVEAVYDPRDLTEIHVYHQGRFVCRALSSEHAGHPSLRAIQRARRGAKERDKQVPAPTETFDGDQEDTASRPTTYRGLRLYAADD
- a CDS encoding helix-turn-helix domain-containing protein gives rise to the protein MTHPALVPPLAIERYRVLEPHLADGIPLADLARTGTLSERTLQRWLGRYRAEGLAGLARLPRNDRGRLHLPEHLVELTRTLATKRPRPPVAAIHRKVQELAIAHGHRTPSYAAVARVVTPIPASQIAAASDPAVYRDQHELVHRREAATSNEMWQADHTVLDILVLDDAGTPVRPWLTVIVDDHSRAIAGYFLSLDAPSALNTALALRQAIWRKPNPEWIVSGIPEQLYVDNVLGWEAAAGKGQQVSLRRA
- a CDS encoding AAA family ATPase, producing MATKRIRLPGPPPTEGSGSTPLTIEFLVEQPFLATREHARFVEFAEACAHYRYIGVCHGRPGVGKTRSAREFSSFPDLGEYAALRPIAALLGEKVARCRAVFYTVSVSNTPKTIDAVLGLNLIKLGYARLTVAGGSQDEITHDAARIACPLVIVDEADRLTIKSLEHLRDMADRHGFGLILMGMPGLEKRLARYAQLYSRIGFVHEFKPLTETEMRLLLATHAGDFGISFDPAQLDAIEAQAAVIRITRGNFRLMERLFAQMRRIMTLNRVEEVTADIVQAARDCLVIGPGN
- a CDS encoding recombinase family protein: MKIGYARVSTAEQNLDLQRDALKAAGCEKVITDKASGATAARPGLEKVKELLRAGDTLVVWRLDRLGRSLRDLIGWMTYLDEEKVGLLSLHEAIDTTTTSGKLTFHLFGALAEFERNLIRERTQAGLTAARARGKKGGRPAALGKDKRDLPVRLYHENTMPIAKICSMLGISKPKLYAYVRSAETKPVAA
- a CDS encoding aspartyl protease family protein, whose product is MPVRAVLDSGSGASIMSTALAAKLGLNDGERRMISGLSAKAPVLLVRDIDVQLARETRRLPFAVVGDLSSVSAAFGRPIDILLGADMFTGSCIALDFAKRRMAVVKSGTFLAGPDWRAVALGRGAKQELFIRASVSGLPPVPLMIDLGSSAALMLSSAYARDQGLLNGKLVSTAAIGGVDGVRINDAFTIQNINIEGLGVSNVPTLGMRAWLSTSTVGNVGLPLIAQFDVVFDVTAGFVWLRPLGPRRRLPMLKDRSGLGLAASPTALTVVHVAANSPAEKAGWAVGDRIVAVNGHSIDANYTRGELWQVRSRPAGTLVKLTMASGDVRELRLADYY